The nucleotide window TCCTGTTCGAGCATATACGAGTTTCCGTCCTCGTCGGTAAGGTCGAGGCCGAGCAGAATGCTGTCTTCCGTGACATAGCCACGGTGCTGGGCTGGGTTGCCAAACCAAACGGTGTGTGGCGGGGCGTTTTTCGTGAGCACCGACCCTGCGCCGATCATGGCGTGATGTCCAATCTCCAGCCCCGGCAAGAGCGTTGCATTTGCCCCGATGGAGGCCCCCTCCCGTACAACCGTTCGAGAAAACGAATCCGGGTGTTGCTTCGAGCGAGGAGAGGGGTCGTTCGTAAACGTGGCATTCGGGCCGACAAACACATCGTCTTCGAGTGTGATGCCGTCCCACACCTGCACGCCGCTCTTAACCGTCACATTATCGCCGATCACGACATCGTTCTCGATGAAGACGTGACAGTTAATATTGCAATTCGCCCCAATCTGTGCACCCGGCAACACGACACAAAACTGCCAGATCACCGTGTTTTCTCCGATGGCTTTGCTCTGGACGTCCGCCGTTTCATGAATCATACCGAGTCCTCAAACGAGTCTACATACGCCCGAAATTTGTCGTAGTCGCGAATATAATCGTCTTCGTCGAATGGGTGTGAGGCCAATACAAGGCAGACCGACCCGGCAGAAAAATCCCGCTCGCCGGCCCATATGCCAGGAGGAATGTGCAGTCCGTAGTCGGGGCGTCGGAGTTCCACGGTTCTGGTATTGTACCCGTCGTCAAGCGAAACTCGAAAGCTGCCACTAATAGCAACGAGAAACTGATGGCAGAGTCGGTGAGCGTGCTTACCACGGCTACGGCCACTGGGAATGTCGTAAATGTAGAAGACCCGCTTTACGTCAAACGGCAGCACAGATTGGTTTTCCACAAAGCTTAGGTTACCGCGACGGTCCTCCACTCGAGGCATGTGCAAAACTCTGCACTGATTGAGATGACCTGGACTCATAGATCTTTTGCTCACAGATATTTCCGCGTTGTCGTCCATCTGTCGGATAAGATTCCCAGATTGTTCTGGAGACGGAGATCAGGCTCCAGAAGTTGAAAAACTAGACGCTCTTCTTCAGGGCCAAACGTTTGCGGTTCGTACGTCTCCGTAAACCACGAACGCACGCGGTTCCGTGGAAAGATGTTTACCAGTGCATCCGGTAGGAATGTGCGAAGCCGCATCATGAATCCTGGGTATCGTGTCACATCATTCGTCTTGGTAACATTTCGACGACCCTTGTCCACATTCCCGAGTTGAGGCAGCTCCAGAAAGTTGAAGCAGCGGTCCAGAACGCGATCTGCGTTCTCCTTTAGCTCTTCCGTGGTAAGATAGAGTATACGGTCACGAGAGAATGTGTCTACATATCGCTGAAACTGTCTTCCGTAGCGAGAAAACTCAACATAGTACTTGTAATTCCCTCTATCGTGGCAACTCGGGTCGAAGGCGCGGTCGTCCCAATAGCGAATCTCCTTTTCAAAGCTATTTTCGATTCTTCCCAAACACCATAGCCAGTTATAGTGTGAGAAGACTCGCTCAATCGGGTCACGGGCCAGTATGATGATCTTACACTGTGGGGCCGTCTCAGCAATTCGAGAAGGAGCCTCCCGGGAAATCATATAAGTCGTGCTTGCATCAAGCCGATACTGATAAGAATCCTCCAGGTCAAACCCTTTCTGACAAACCTCTTGCCACCGAGAGTATCTTTCCGGCTTTGAGAAAATGTGGGGTTCTTTCCCGTAGATACCGTTAATGTCAGGATGCTGATCGAGATAATAATAAAGGCTGCTGGTCCCGCTCTTGGGAAAACCAGGGACGATAAGGTTGGGATAAACCTTCATTGAGCAATGGATTTGAAGCTTTCGAAATCGCGGATATAGTCGCCTGAGTCGTAGTGTGTAGAGGCAATTACGAGAGCAACGGCATTTGTGCTGAAGTTCTCCATGTGTCGCCACAGCAAGTTCGGAACGTGCAATGCCCGGTAGGACCGGTTGAGATGGTACCTGTGTTTATCCACCCCGTCGTGCACGACCACGTCGAAGCTTCCGGAGAGAGCGATGATGACTTCTTTTTGTTGATGAAATGCATGTCCGCCACGCTTCTGCCCACCCGGAACGTCATAAATCCAGTACAGACGCTTGATCTCAAACGGGAGGTGTCCGTTTTCCACGAACGTCAGGTTTCCACGCTGGTCCTCAATCTTAGGAAGGTCGAGAAGAGCAGGAACGTTTGACATGGCAAAAGAAGGTGGACGTGAGTGAATCGGCCGAGACATATTCTGTGCCCGCTCACCTACGCATCGTTCAATAGTTGATAGAGGTATTGTCCGTAGCTGCTCTTGTGGAGCGCTGCTGCGCGCTCTTCTAGATCGGAGTCGTATATCCAGCCTTGGCGCCAGGCAATTTCCTCTAGGCACGCAACTTTGAGTCCCTGACGTTTCTCGATGATCTCGACGAAGCGCGACGCTTGCCCCATCGCAGAATGCGTGCCTGTGTCGAGCCACGCATATCCTCGCCCCAGGGTCTGAACATTGAGTGCTCCTGCATCGAGATATCGACGATTTACCGACGTGATCTCCAGTTCGCCCCGATCCGATGGTGTGATCGTCTTGGCGATGTCGATAACGCGATTATCGTAGAAGTAGAGGCCGGTGACAGCAACGTCGCTCTTCGGCTGCTCGGGTTTCTCTTCGATGGAGAGTGCCCGCCCGTTATCATCCACCTCCACCACGCCGAACCGCTTCGGATCATTCACGCGGTACCCAAACACCGTTGCACCTGAAAGCGAAGAGACCGTGTCCCTGAGAATGGAGCGGAAGCCTGTTCCGTAAAAGATATTATCGCCAAGGATCAGGCATACGTCGTCTTCTCCGATAAAATCTTCCCCAATCAGGAACGCCTGCGCTAAACCTTCGGGACGAGGCTGCACCGCATATTCGAGGTTGATGCCGAATTTTGTCCCATCCGCTAACAATCGCTGGAAGGCCGCCTGGTCGTGTGGAGTCGTTATAACCAGGATATCCCGGATACCCGCCAGCATAAGAACCGACAGCGGGTAGTAGATCATCGGCTTGTCGTGAACCGGGAGCAACTGTTTGGAAACAGCCTGGGTCACGGGATAAAGCCTCGTTCCACTACCGCCGGCGAGAACAATCCCTTTCACGTAAGATCTAGATCTTTTGTCTATATGGACGAATAGGCAATCGGAGAATACAGTCGTCTGCTACAGACTCTGCATCTCAACCATGGATCGGAACCGAGACTCATCCCGGTAGCGGAGATCTTCATAGCTACCTGCCTCCACGACCTGCCCCTCCTCCATGACGTAGACCCGATCTACGTTTTTGATCGTCGACAGGCGGTGGGCGATGATCAGGACGGTCATCTCGCCCTTCAGGGCGTCGATGCTGTCCTGGATGTAGCGCTCGGACTCGGTGTCGAGTGCACTCGTCGCCTCATCAAGGATGAGCAGATTCGGTTGCTTGAACAGCTCTCGGGCGATGAAGAGCCGCTGACGCTGCCCCCCCGAAAGGCGGACGCCACGATCACCGACGGTCGTCTGGTATCCATCGGGTAAGTCCTGGATGAAGTGATCTGCATGAGCTCTGCGCGCGGCATCTTGTACCCGTTCGCGGAGCGCCTCATCTTCCTCAATATCGCCCGCCCAAAGGCAAATGTTATTCGCGATCGTATCGTCGAACACAACCGTTTCCTGGGATACGTAGCCGATTTGTGATCGCCACGACGCGAGGTCAATTTCGTTCGACGGCGTACCGTCAATGAGCAGTTTGCCTTCCTGGGGCTTGAGCATACATGTAACGAGATCGACCAGCGTCGACTTCCCCGCTCCGGATTCGCCAACGAACGCTACTGTCGTATTGGCCGGAATTGTCAGATTAATATCCCGAAGCACCGGCCCTTCGGATTCGTCGTACGAAAAGGTTGCGTTCTCGAAGGATATAGACGACTCGAGAGGAGCTAAGCGATGTTCTCCCTGTGGCTCTTGATGGTGTTGTACCTCCTTAAACTCATCATCGACCATCTCAACCGCTCCCGCCCGGTCCATCATCGCCTGGAATCCGGACTGCATGCTGATCAACGCCTGCATACCCCGGTGGAAGAGAAGCAACGCAACAAAGATCGGAGCCACCGGAGCCTCGAAGACGGTCACTTGAATAGCGATGAGGCCAACAATGAGGAGAACCGAAAACGGCTCTTTAAGAGCACTCGTAAATGCGCCGGCGATTCGCTGGCGGAAGATGTAATGCGTAAGCCGCCGGATGCTCTCCGTCACGCCAGAGCGAAGATGCCCCCCCTGATTTGTAGAAGCAATGTACTTGAAGGACTGCAGTCCCTGAACAAGCAATTTGTTCAGCTGGCTCATTTCGCTCGACCGCTTCCTCGACAGCTCGCGGACGTACACATTCAGGCGACGAAACAGTCCAAACAGAATGAGACCGACACCAATCGCCATCAGCGAAAACTTCCAGGTGATCGCAAAGGCAAAGGCAAAGTAACTGATCGTCGTGACGACCTGCGTAAGAAAACTCGCGAAACTGCTGAACGAGCTAAAGAACAGATTGACCTGTTGATTGATGACATTGATGAAGTGTCCGGTATTCCGCTCAATGTAATACCGGTAATCCATCCGCTGGTAGGCATCGAAGAGTTTCCGCTTCAGTTCGCGGAGAAGCCGCGACTGCAGGTAGCCCTGATAGCCGCCATTTGCGAACTGGAGCAAGCCCTTCCCGATAAAGACCACGGCGATAAACCCGAGGATGCCCGTCATCGAGTCGGCGATTCCCATCCACTGCAGCAGGTCCTGCAGAAGGCGCTCCGCCGTGCTCATGTTCTCTGGCGAACCGCTGGTCGTCTGGGATGCCTGGAGAAGCGGGAGAAGCAGCGTAATGCCGAACCCCTGTGCCAGCGCCGTCGCCACTGTGAGAACAAAAACCAGGTACATCCGCCGCCCGATATAGCGACGGTAGATCCTCAGGTACCGGACAATGTCTTGGATGGTGCGCACGGGCTATGCTGTGATGCAAATTGGAGTGAGCAAGAGCGCAGGACGATCGCGAGAAGGCCGTTGTTCAGCGGTCGTCGTCCGGCTCAGCGACTATTGCAGGATTGTCTCCTGCAGGTTGGGGAAGTGGGGATTTAGAGCTTGTGGAGCCAGGAGAATCGTCCGCCGGTGTTCGGGTCTTCCGCGTAGTGTTCTTCCAGACGCTTGTAGCTGTGGGCGTATCCGTAATTATAGCCGTATCCCTGCAAGAAGGAGGAGGCGTCGTAACGGTTAAGTACGCAGCCGATGGTGTCGGCTTCCACATCGTGAAGGAGGTCAACCGCATGATCGAACGCTCTACCATCCGTCCGGTTGGCAGATGCTACGAGAATCGTGCCGTCGCAGTGCGAGGCAAGAGCGAGGGCATCGCTGAAGAGCAAAACGGGTGGCGTGTCGAACAGGATGTAGTCAAACCGCTCGCGCAGGTTCTCGATCACGTCCTGCATCCGTTCCGAGCCGAGCAGCTCGGCGGGGTTGGGGACGGATTCCCCGGCCGGAAGCACCCAGAGCCGGTCGATTTCCGTTTCGAAGTCATCAACCTCCACTTCGTCATCGTAAAGAAGATGTGAGAGCCCGGGTGAGCGCGACAGTCCCATTAGTTCATGGGCGCGCGGGCGACGAAGATCGGCATCGACCAGCAGCGTATCTTTTCCGGCGCTGGCCAGCGCAAGGGCGAGATTCGATGAGGTCGTGGATTTTCCCTCCCCTTTCTCCGCGCTGCTGATCGCCAGCGTGCGCAGCTCTTTGTCTGGCCGGGAAAACTGGAGGTTTGTACGAATCCGCCGGTATGACTCCGCGACGGCCGACATTGGGCTCACGAGCATGGCGAGAGACGTTTGAATCTCTTGCCCGTCAATCAATATCGTGCTCTGGCCCTCGAACTCTCCCTCGATCAGTTGATCCATCGATGGAACCACGCCGACGATCTGATGCCCGTGGCGGCGCAGGTCATCCGGTTGCTGGATTCGTGTGTCGAGCTGCTCGCGGACTAATACGATGCCGCCACCGAGGACGAGACCGATCATGAAGGAGTACAGCAGGTTCGTGCGCGTACTCGGTGAAACGGGGGTACCATAACCGGCGGGACGGATCACTTCGGCATACCCCATTTCCGACTCTTCCGCTAGGCGGGTTTCCTGAAGTTTTTCCTGAACCATCCCGTAGATGCGCTCCGTCGATCGGCGTTCTCGCTGAAGTTGGGCGAGCACCATCGACTGCTCGGGAATATTTTTGAGTGCCGCGCGACGCTGTTCGAGTTGGTTCTGGATCGCGTCGAGGCGGGCCTCCAGTCCGCTTACCTCGATTCGGTGTTGCGCAATCGCACGACGTTGTTCGACAACATAGGTCAGACTGCGACTGTTCTCACCAGACTGAGAACCCACGCCGCCTGCAGCGAGACTCTCGTTCACGTATTTGCTGGCGAGCGAGTCCGCACGCTCTTGCAGGCGGCTGACCCTCTCTTTCATGCGTCGGAGGTCACGCTGTAGGGTCCCCCCCGCACCGAGGTTCGGGTTCTCACGCTCAATTTGATCGATTCGGGCCTGAAGGCGGGCCTTCTCTTCCTGGACCGACTCTAGTACGTCTCCGGTCGTAGACGAAAGGCGGTCGGAGATTTGAGGTTCGATTTTCTCAAGTTCACTCCGCTTTTCATCGAGCGATGTTCGCGCGAGTTGCAATTCGATCTGTAGCTGACGCTGTTCTGCCTCCATCTGGGCAATGTCACTGACGATGCGCCCGGACTCCTGGTCTAATGCAATGGCGCCTTCACGCTGCATGTAGTTCTCGATTTCACCTTCGGCCGCCTGGACCTCTGCCTTCAGTTTTTCCGCCTGGCGTTCGAGGAAGTCACGCGAGGCCTGCAGGCTTTCACGTGCTTTCTCCTTTGTCCGCCGGATGTATTCGTCGGCGTAAATGTTGGCTACGAGGGCGACATCGGCCGCGTCGCGCCCCGTTGCGACGATACGGATGGCATCGAACTGCTCCCCGTAGGTGCCGGCACGGATCGAGCCGCGAACCCTGTGTGCAATTTGATTTTGACTCAGGCGATTTCCCTCTACGTCCGAAAGCATCTGAATGGGGCGCCCCGTTTCGGGGTGCCTTCCAAGGGCCAGCAAGCTGTCCGCAACACGATTGGGAATTGTCATGGACTGCTGTAGCACGAACAGCTCGTTCTGTAGTGTTCGGCTCTCGGCCGAGTAGGGGGAAAGGCCACGGCTGCTGAGTTGAGCGACGACGCCTCCACTCTGGCTTTGCTTATCGACGAGCAAGAGGCTCGACGTCCGGTAGGTTGTCGGAATGCTTAGTGTGTAAGCAGTCCCTGCGGCAAGAACAACGATAAGTACGCCGAGGATTATCCACTTGCCACGCCAGAGCGTGCCGAGCAGTTCGTGGAGTTGCGATCCGCGCTGCGGATTGTCGTCGTAGAAGAGGGACGCCCCGGCGATACCATTCACGGGCCCACCGGCGGGACGGTGTCCATTTGATGACATGTTCGACGAGGGCGACATGAAGAGACAATCCAAACAGGTAGGAAGTGGAAGACCTGTCGGTCACTATGTTAACGGCGACCGAAGATGCGGAGGGCGAGTAACGTAAGCGTACCGGCACTCGACAAGACAGAAATTGCATCTCGCCACGTAAAGCGTTGGCGGGGGAGAATGGTTTCCACGACGATGATATCGTCATCCCGAAGCGTCGGGTAGACTACGCTCCCATTTAGCATCTCGTCAAGCTTCGCCTCGAACTGAAGGGTCCTGTCACTTTCAGGCGACGTACCCGTCGTGCTATTCGGTCGGTATACTCGCACCGTGATCGTGGCCGGGTCTCGTTTCGCCTGCCGCGGTTCGACCGGAGCTCCGCCGGCCATTGTCAGCAACTTGTCGAGGTCCGTGCTGTCGGAGACCTCGTAAATACCCGGGCGAGGAATCGTGCCCCAGACGGAAACCTGAACGGTCGCTTCTCCCGGCTGAGCGTGATAAAAGTATGCCACGTTGGACTGCGTATCCTCGATTCGGCCGAACCGTTGAGCAGATGCGTCGGCGGTCGAGAGAAGGCACGCAAAAAGAAGAACCCAGGCCCAGAATTCGCACGAGCGCGTCGCGGTCATTCCGGAAACAGCGGTGGGTCGGAGAACGGACATATCGTGGTGAGGAAATGGAAGGGCTCCGTCTGATTCGAGCCGTGTCGTCTCGCCAGCAGACATGACTTGTCTAGACTACTCTGCTGAAGACATACAGCGTCATCTCATTGTAGAAAAAAGATGCCAGAGTGCCCGAAAATCTACGCCGTGGGACGAAGCATTGAGGAAGATGGGGGGCCGAGGAAGATGGGAACCCTGGTCTCGGGGTGCACGGGTGTGTCCCGGTGTATCAGCTGGGCCTTTGGTGTGTCTTTCGTGATACACTGAAGGCGTCGGGCGCTACGGCGTACATTTTGACGGGTA belongs to Longibacter salinarum and includes:
- a CDS encoding ABC transporter ATP-binding protein: MRTIQDIVRYLRIYRRYIGRRMYLVFVLTVATALAQGFGITLLLPLLQASQTTSGSPENMSTAERLLQDLLQWMGIADSMTGILGFIAVVFIGKGLLQFANGGYQGYLQSRLLRELKRKLFDAYQRMDYRYYIERNTGHFINVINQQVNLFFSSFSSFASFLTQVVTTISYFAFAFAITWKFSLMAIGVGLILFGLFRRLNVYVRELSRKRSSEMSQLNKLLVQGLQSFKYIASTNQGGHLRSGVTESIRRLTHYIFRQRIAGAFTSALKEPFSVLLIVGLIAIQVTVFEAPVAPIFVALLLFHRGMQALISMQSGFQAMMDRAGAVEMVDDEFKEVQHHQEPQGEHRLAPLESSISFENATFSYDESEGPVLRDINLTIPANTTVAFVGESGAGKSTLVDLVTCMLKPQEGKLLIDGTPSNEIDLASWRSQIGYVSQETVVFDDTIANNICLWAGDIEEDEALRERVQDAARRAHADHFIQDLPDGYQTTVGDRGVRLSGGQRQRLFIARELFKQPNLLILDEATSALDTESERYIQDSIDALKGEMTVLIIAHRLSTIKNVDRVYVMEEGQVVEAGSYEDLRYRDESRFRSMVEMQSL
- a CDS encoding GumC family protein, with translation MSPSSNMSSNGHRPAGGPVNGIAGASLFYDDNPQRGSQLHELLGTLWRGKWIILGVLIVVLAAGTAYTLSIPTTYRTSSLLLVDKQSQSGGVVAQLSSRGLSPYSAESRTLQNELFVLQQSMTIPNRVADSLLALGRHPETGRPIQMLSDVEGNRLSQNQIAHRVRGSIRAGTYGEQFDAIRIVATGRDAADVALVANIYADEYIRRTKEKARESLQASRDFLERQAEKLKAEVQAAEGEIENYMQREGAIALDQESGRIVSDIAQMEAEQRQLQIELQLARTSLDEKRSELEKIEPQISDRLSSTTGDVLESVQEEKARLQARIDQIERENPNLGAGGTLQRDLRRMKERVSRLQERADSLASKYVNESLAAGGVGSQSGENSRSLTYVVEQRRAIAQHRIEVSGLEARLDAIQNQLEQRRAALKNIPEQSMVLAQLQRERRSTERIYGMVQEKLQETRLAEESEMGYAEVIRPAGYGTPVSPSTRTNLLYSFMIGLVLGGGIVLVREQLDTRIQQPDDLRRHGHQIVGVVPSMDQLIEGEFEGQSTILIDGQEIQTSLAMLVSPMSAVAESYRRIRTNLQFSRPDKELRTLAISSAEKGEGKSTTSSNLALALASAGKDTLLVDADLRRPRAHELMGLSRSPGLSHLLYDDEVEVDDFETEIDRLWVLPAGESVPNPAELLGSERMQDVIENLRERFDYILFDTPPVLLFSDALALASHCDGTILVASANRTDGRAFDHAVDLLHDVEADTIGCVLNRYDASSFLQGYGYNYGYAHSYKRLEEHYAEDPNTGGRFSWLHKL
- a CDS encoding sugar 3,4-ketoisomerase, which translates into the protein MSPGHLNQCRVLHMPRVEDRRGNLSFVENQSVLPFDVKRVFYIYDIPSGRSRGKHAHRLCHQFLVAISGSFRVSLDDGYNTRTVELRRPDYGLHIPPGIWAGERDFSAGSVCLVLASHPFDEDDYIRDYDKFRAYVDSFEDSV
- a CDS encoding sugar 3,4-ketoisomerase, coding for MSNVPALLDLPKIEDQRGNLTFVENGHLPFEIKRLYWIYDVPGGQKRGGHAFHQQKEVIIALSGSFDVVVHDGVDKHRYHLNRSYRALHVPNLLWRHMENFSTNAVALVIASTHYDSGDYIRDFESFKSIAQ
- the rfbA gene encoding glucose-1-phosphate thymidylyltransferase RfbA; translation: MKGIVLAGGSGTRLYPVTQAVSKQLLPVHDKPMIYYPLSVLMLAGIRDILVITTPHDQAAFQRLLADGTKFGINLEYAVQPRPEGLAQAFLIGEDFIGEDDVCLILGDNIFYGTGFRSILRDTVSSLSGATVFGYRVNDPKRFGVVEVDDNGRALSIEEKPEQPKSDVAVTGLYFYDNRVIDIAKTITPSDRGELEITSVNRRYLDAGALNVQTLGRGYAWLDTGTHSAMGQASRFVEIIEKRQGLKVACLEEIAWRQGWIYDSDLEERAAALHKSSYGQYLYQLLNDA
- a CDS encoding sulfotransferase domain-containing protein; its protein translation is MKVYPNLIVPGFPKSGTSSLYYYLDQHPDINGIYGKEPHIFSKPERYSRWQEVCQKGFDLEDSYQYRLDASTTYMISREAPSRIAETAPQCKIIILARDPIERVFSHYNWLWCLGRIENSFEKEIRYWDDRAFDPSCHDRGNYKYYVEFSRYGRQFQRYVDTFSRDRILYLTTEELKENADRVLDRCFNFLELPQLGNVDKGRRNVTKTNDVTRYPGFMMRLRTFLPDALVNIFPRNRVRSWFTETYEPQTFGPEEERLVFQLLEPDLRLQNNLGILSDRWTTTRKYL
- a CDS encoding acyltransferase; protein product: MIHETADVQSKAIGENTVIWQFCVVLPGAQIGANCNINCHVFIENDVVIGDNVTVKSGVQVWDGITLEDDVFVGPNATFTNDPSPRSKQHPDSFSRTVVREGASIGANATLLPGLEIGHHAMIGAGSVLTKNAPPHTVWFGNPAQHRGYVTEDSILLGLDLTDEDGNSYMLEQDIPVRQ